The Camelus dromedarius isolate mCamDro1 chromosome 1, mCamDro1.pat, whole genome shotgun sequence genome has a window encoding:
- the ADH5 gene encoding alcohol dehydrogenase class-3, with protein sequence MANQVIKCKAAVAWEAGKPLSIEEIEVAPPKAHEVRIKIIATAVCHTDAYTLSGADPEGSFPVILGHEGAGIVESVGEGVTKLKAGDTVIPLYIPQCGECKFCLNPKTNLCQKIRITQGKGLMPDGTSRFTCKGKTILHYMGTSTFSEYTVVADISVAKIDPLAPLDKVCLLGCGISTGYGAAVNTAKVEPGSTCAVFGLGGVGLAVIMGCKVAGASRIIGVDINKDKFARAKEFGASECVNPQDFSKPIQEVLIEMTDGGVDHSFECIGNVKVMRAALEACHKGWGVSVVVGVAASGEEIATRPFQLVTGRTWKGTAFGGWKSVESIPKLVSEYMSKKIKVDEFVTHNLPFDQINEAFELMHAGKSIRTIVKF encoded by the exons ATGGCGAACCAG gTTATCAAGTGCAAGGCTGCCGTTGCCTGGGAGGCTGGAAAGCCTCTCTCCATAGAGGAGATAGAGGTGGCACCCCCAAAGGCTCATGAAGTTCGAATTAAG ATCATTGCCACTGCAGTCTGCCACACTGACGCCTATACCCTGAGTGGGGCTGATCCTGAAGGGAGTTTTCCAGTGATCTTGGGGCATGAAGGTGCTGGAATTGTGGAGAGTGTTGGTGAAGGAGTTACTAAGCTGAAGGCAG GTGATACTGTCATCCCACTTTACATTCCACAGTGTGGAGAATGCAAATTCTGTCTAAATCCTAAAACGAACCTTTGCCAGAAGATAAG aatcaCTCAAGGGAAAGGATTAATGCCAGATGGCACTAGCAGATTTACCTGTAAAGGAAAGACAATTTTACATTACATGGGAACCAGCACGTTTTCTGAATACACAGTTGTGGCTGATATCTCTGTTGCTAAAATTGATCCTTTAGCCCCTTTGGATAAAGTCTGCCTTCTGGGTTGTGGCATTTCAACTGGttatggtgctgctgtgaacactgccAAG GTGGAACCTGGCTCTACTTGTGCCGTCTTTGGCCTGGGAGGAGTTGGATTGGCAGTTATCATGGGCTGTAAGGTGGCTGGTGCATCCCGGATCATTGGTGTGGACATCAATAAAGATAAATTTGCAAGGGCCAAGGAGTTTGGGGCCTCTGAATGTGTTAACCCCCAAGACTTCAGTAAACCTATCCAGGAAGTGCTGATTGAGATGACTGATGGGGGCGTGGACCATTCCTTTGAGTGTATCGGTAATGTGAAGGTCATG AGAGCAGCGCTGGAAGCCTGCCACAAAGGCTGGGGTGTCAGCGTGGTGGTTGGAGTAGCGGCTTCAGGTGAAGAAATCGCCACTCGTCCCTTCCAGCTGGTGACGGGCCGCACGTGGAAAGGCACTGCCTTTGGAG GATGGAAGAGTGTAGAAAGCATCCCAAAGTTGGTGTCTGAATATATGTCCAAAAAAATAAAGGTTGATGAATTTGTGACTCACAATCTGCCTTTTGACCAGATTAATGAAGCCTTTGAACTGATGCATGCAGGGAAGAG CATCCGAACCATagtaaagttttaa